DNA sequence from the Pseudoalteromonas galatheae genome:
AAAATACTCAATGCGGTTTTGCCGAAATCGGTTAATTCATAAGTTACAGCAACTGGTCGGTCACTTATCACTTTTCTAAGTACCATTCCTTCACTTTCAAGTTCCTTTAGGCGTTGGTCGACCATTTTTTTGCTGGCACCGCCAAGCATACGAGTTAAGTCATTGAACCTTACTGGCTCATCTTTAAGGTGATAAATAATGGAACCTTTCCACTTTCCGCCAATTAAACGCATACCTTTTTCAATAGCGCAGGGTTCAGTGCATGCATTTAACACTTTTTTTCTACCTTTACTGTCTGTTTTTACGATACTTTCCATCAATCCTCCTAAAAAAACAACTAGGTTACTAAAAGTATACTAATTGCCAACTTAAATTAGGTAACTAAAATATACCACATATAGATTGAGTAGGAGAGTGTCTCTCTTACTTATTTTTGCTGAAATTTAGTTTGGAGTTGTTTTATG
Encoded proteins:
- a CDS encoding winged helix-turn-helix transcriptional regulator encodes the protein MESIVKTDSKGRKKVLNACTEPCAIEKGMRLIGGKWKGSIIYHLKDEPVRFNDLTRMLGGASKKMVDQRLKELESEGMVLRKVISDRPVAVTYELTDFGKTALSILDELRIWSESHQI